AATGCATTCAAGGCGACCACAGCCGAGACCTTGCTTTTTAGGGTTATTCTGGGCAGAACAACAAATGATGGGACTAAACTGCAACACAAGAGATTTTGGCaaggaagaagtgaaaaaaatgctgtgtttctaTTTCCATAGCACTGAGGAGGTCCACCACATCTCATAGAACAAGTGAACCTAAAGAGACAGATGGAGAAAGTTACTTTTTCCTGTCAATAGTTAATTAAATTATGGCAGTCATTGTCACAAGATGCTGATGAAATCAAGCACTGAACATAATGCAAAGAAGATTAGTCATGTGGATAGATAACAAGATTAATCAAAATTTTAACAGAGTATTAGCATAACCCACAAAATAAGTAAGAGGAGAGCAGAAGAGGTAGTCTAGGAAAGGTATGCCCAGTCCGACATCTTTGTATTAGATGTCGTCTAATACATCATGTGTGGTCTCTAAATGCCACAGGAGTCTAGAAATGACAGATTTGATAAAATATGGAGGGGAGGCCAGGGGGCAGGGCCAGGACCAGGACCCCAGGAGTGGGGCCAAGTGGCTGGGCCTGTagcggggctctgggtttggggTTCAGTATCGGGGGCCTGGCTCAGGGAGGGtgggccaggagggctggggcaTCCCTCACCGTGTCCCTGGTTCTTCATCCCCGCCTCCAAGGTGTCTGTGTAGCCGGGTACGGATGGTCTGGTAGGAACGAGATCCTGCAGCTGCTCCCACCACCGACGCTGCAGGCGAAGGAGACCCAGGTAGGTGTTGCAGCCAGGGTGGCACCAGGTCACTCTGTCCTCCTTGGCCTCGTGTCTTCAGAGAACAGGCTAGGGCTATGCTGTGCTGGGCTTCACAAGCTGTTACCTGGTCTCAATTGCTCTGACGAGGATTTGGCCAGGTTTTGAGCAGCTTTGGTCAAAAGGTAAGGCACGTCATTCACCTGCCAGTTGAGGTAGCGCAGGCTGGCAGTCTAGTCGTGTagtcctgctgctccctgggcagCTTGTGCCGTGAAAACTTCATCTCCAGGTGTGTGAATGAAAGCGTTTCATGGGGAAATAGGGCAGATGAGGACACCAAGGCAAAAGAAGAAGGGACTGGCTGAGATGGCCGAGCCTGGGGCACCACACTGCTGAACAGCGGTGTTGGCCCTTGGGTGGGTGACCTCTACGCTGAAGTAGAAGGTGGTGTTTGGTCACTGGGTAAGCAGAAAGCGCCAGAGCCAGACGTGCACCGGTGGCAACGAACCCAGGCAGAGCTCTTGGCAGGAGCTCTCTCCATatggttttttcccctatttaGGGATCCTTCAATCCTGTCGCTCCTGTTGAAATAGGCATTACCGGACAGGCAAGAGCTTTACCAAGCAAGAGTGTGTTTCATGTCTCTGTCTTTTTTTCGTGGTAACACCAAGTTCTGCACCACTAAGTGGGAAGAAATGACTTTGCCTCTGATTTCTAGGGTCTGTGTCCAGAGAGAGATTTCAAGGTGGAATGTGGTGGATTTTCAAACCGCCCGGTGTACAGCCTGAAACATGTGCCGGACACCAGGTACGGCCACAGGGTCCTTCCAGGGGGtactggagatggagaggggtGCTTGTCCACTGAGACAGAGCTTCTTTTCCTTGCCTgcttcccagcccagctgctcaaTCCTGCCAGCTCTGAGAGTAGTGTGAGTCTGAGTGGGGATTTGCTGGCCAGTGACACACAGTGGTCCTCCCAGAACACTGTCATGTTTGGAGAGGAGCCGTCTATCGGGGTGCTCAGCAAAACACCCCGTTTTGCGGTACCGAAAGCTGCAGTGGTGTGTCTTGTGGGGCAGCTGGCAGGGAAACCGAAGCTGCTGCTGGATGACTTGAATCCTCAACTTCTTCCAGAAGTGAGCCGCAGGGGCTGCTGACGTTGACGCTGGCTCACCAGGGATCGCTCCCTACCCCACTTCTGAGCAACGGGGGCCTGTATAGCTTCCTTGCTCTGCCTTTTCCATCCCTTCCTTCTGCATTTGTCGCTGCGTGGAGGTgctcagcaggcagagcaggatactagtggctgctgctgccgctctgTAAGTCCCTGCGTATGCAGGTTCGGAAGGTTTTTTCCTGCTGCGGATTGTAGACCAAGCAAACATGCTTCCCTCTGGCTGATTCATTTCACTCGTTCAGCTCTCTCCTCCTACACAAGCCCCTGTTGCTACTTTGGGGCTCTTTGCACCGTTCTTAGTCTAGCgcttttggaaaatgtgctaATTAAATGCCGTTGCCTGGGACTGTGTTTGCCTGGGCTGTGGAGAGCACCCTGGCATGAGGAGTTCTGGCATTACGGTCCTTATGGCCCCTTCTCTGCTCCGAGCAGAGGCAGGCGCTCCTGAGCACAGGAGGAATGGCAGACCAGTTTGTCCCAGGCCGGAGAAAAAAGGCTGTTCTCTGCTCCTAAAGAGTTTTGTGGGGTGATTTTTGTTTCCTCAGCTTGCTGGTGACGAGTGGACCACCAGACAGCTCCCTCCAGGTCTGGCAGGTGTCAGCAGAGGACTCTGGTAAGGGAAGATGTTTCTGAGTTTGAGTAGTTTCTCAGTGTAGTCCTTGCATCAAGCATCTCTACCTTCCCCTTCTTCCTGGGCGTAAAACGAGGAGAGGAGTGCCGGTCCCGTTCAGTGAAGTCCTGAGTGACTGCCCTTGTGTGGCAGGGGCTGGAGAAAGGCACGAGACAAGTGTCTACCCCAGTTCTGGTGGCTTGGAAAGAAAGGGACTCGATGGCACAAACCTCGAAAGGGAATTAGTAGGTTTAGGCCTGTCACAGTGGCTTTCCACTTATTTGTGAGCTCTTGGacatacaaacaaaaaccctaaacCTATAGCTGCCACAATGTTCCCTTAATACTCCAAGGGTTAGAAATAAAGAGCTCCATACATCACCTTTCAGGATATACCATGAACCACCTCAGTTCTCCAAGCCTATGTCTGCCTGCTTCTAGAAAAAGATTGCCGTTGCTTTGCCTACTCTTGTGAAATACTTTGAAACCAGCAGAACGGAAGTGCAAAATGGTATTAGAAGTTTTCTGATTCTTCTTCATTGAAAATAAACATCTTGATTCACAGCTTTCCTTCCATTTTGCTAGATTTGAATGGCTTGTTGTCAGTCCTTGATGGATGTGTTGGAAAGAGTGGTTTTATTCTGGAAAGGGGGTTAATCGTAATTGGTTTAGTAGGTGACTTTTAGCTTTGCAAGGCATCTTTGTGGAACAGCTTAATCTTGTGGATTACTTGACTCCTGATGTGTTTTATAACTGCTTACGTCTCTTTCAAATAGATGTTATTAAATCTGTAAGTGCCATACCTACAGAAAATGGCACTGGGCAACCTTGGGCTAAAATTGCAACCATTTCGGCCAGAGCCCCGTGGGTCCTTCACGGCTCAAGACTCAACAGCGTCCAAATTACAGAGGTTGAATCGAGGAAAAACGTCTACATGGCAGGTATTCAAACCAAATCTAATGTCTGATTTTGGAAGGCTGGAGTTTGGTTAAAGCCAAGGTAACTGCTCAAGTGGCGAACATTTCCCTGGGTGGGTACTTTCAGACATGTGTCAAAGGGTACAAAGGTATTTGCGGAAAGTGTTGAGGAAAGAGGTTACAATCCTCTGGTCCACCTCCAGCTTCTCACTACTCCCATGACAGCGATTTCTCAGGCTTCTGCCCCAGATCTGTGCCCTATGAGAGCTCCGTAGATGGTTTCAGTGCAAAGAACTGGGCTAGCAGAGGGCTGCTCTAGATGTCATCCCAAACGAGGGAGTGCTGGCCCCAGAGTCACATCGCTTGGGGTCGTTGAAATCGACTTCTGAGCGAGCTCTGTGTTACTCTGTGATCTGTCCATGCGGATGAGAGGAGGGATCATGCCAGCCTCATTAAACCAGCCCTGCCTTACCTCGAGGTGGTGAATCCAGGTCTGGTTtgtggggggtcctggaggggtccTGGAGACCATCTGCTTTCACCTACACAGTAAGACTCGGTCCCCACACACCCTGGTGAGGAGAACGTGTGTGTCCAGCAGCTGTAACCCAGCGTGCTGAGCAAAAGGAGGGAAGGGCAAGTCTGTCCCTGCAGGGCTCTGCTGTGTCCCCGTGCCACAGGGACTCGTGGCTCCCACTGCTGAAGAGTGGGGCTGGAGGAATCTGCTGTCAGAGCCCTGGTGCATGTCAGGTCCCCCATGGGGACCTCGAACAGGGCTAGTGTTAGTCGTGGgcctgcctgcctcctctgcctggGTGTTAACGTCACCTTTTGAGGGGTACAGACTGTGCCCGCTCCACATGGATCCTGTGCGGAGATAATTCCCAAGCAGGCTGTCAGCCTCTGCTGCTGGGTCTCTTGAAGAACTAACTAGCGTTGCTTGAAAGCCACTTTCCAGGGACAAGGCTAGAAATCTGCTTTCTCAGGCAAGATTGGAGGAGAGAAATCACGCAAATGCTCCTCGTGGCATCTGAGATCTGCCTCTCTTTTCTAGCCTCCAGAAACAGCGAGGAGCTCAGCGGCCTGGCATTCCTGGATTGCAACACGTTGCTCTTCTGCTGTGCCAAGGGGCAGCTGTGCCTGGCTGACGTTCGGCAGCCGCAGAGTCCCTTGGAGGCTGTGTCTGTCCCCCCGGCGCCGTGTGGCGAGCGGTGGTGCGTGGGAGTCGGGCGCGGACCTCAAGGCTCTGACTCCAGCTCCCAGCCCGTAGCTTGCCTCTCGAGCGGAGGGCACCTCACCCTAACAGACCTACGAAAAACCTCAGAGTCCTTGGCCTCGGCAAAGTGCAGAGTTCCCTCTCCCAGCTCCGGTGCGGAGTTCCTGTGCGTCTCCTGGGCTCCTGCTCTGGAAGGCTGCCTTGCCATTTCAGGTATGTGCTTTGGGCAGAGGTCTCCTTTTCTGGATGCTTTTTTTGATCTGTATTTCTGTTGAGGCCCGGTTCACCCCACTCCAGTTAGGGAGTGGTTCAGAGCTCCTCCTGGAGCCGGCAGAGATGGGAGCTAATCGTCCTCTGCAGCTGCCTCTCTCCCAACAACTACCGAAGGGGCCTGCATGGGTTTTGGGGGACTCCGGCTTCCCTCCTGGGAGAACAAAGGCCCCAAACTCTTAGCAAACACTGCCCTGATAGTGCCAGTGACAGCCTGGCCGCAGGGATACTGCGCCGATAAGACCGGCTGGGCAACAAGGCTGCCTCTTGGCCAGAGCATTGCAAATTCAGACTAGTGAATTTGCAGGCTTTTTGGATCTGGCCCGTGTTCTCCCCGGCAGCTGTTAGCTTGAGACAAGCTCCTCGGGGGCTTGGATGCTCTGCTGTCGCAGGTTGTCAGTCTGGGCCCTTGTCCTCGTTTCTGTCTCAGCAGCCCTGCTGGGAGGTGCGCGTGAGCCCAATGGGACTAGAACAAACAATTTACTTCTGCGGTCTCTCTGATTTCCCTTTTATTCAAGGTTTTGATGGGACCGTGCACGTGTACGACGcgcagagctgggacagctctGGCAGGGAAGCAGAGCCGATCTTTGTTCACAAAGGCCACGCGTTCGGCGGGTGGGACAGCAGCGGAGGCCCTGCCCTGGTCACAGTGCACACGTGGCATCCGCA
This genomic interval from Calonectris borealis chromosome 1, bCalBor7.hap1.2, whole genome shotgun sequence contains the following:
- the WDR73 gene encoding integrator complex assembly factor WDR73, which translates into the protein MEAVGAGEEEADEWLLQSLRLYEDLHTFELQAPTRVIEWAPGKRVCVAGYGWSGRNEILQLLPPPTLQAKETQGLCPERDFKVECGGFSNRPVYSLKHVPDTSLLVTSGPPDSSLQVWQVSAEDSDVIKSVSAIPTENGTGQPWAKIATISARAPWVLHGSRLNSVQITEVESRKNVYMAASRNSEELSGLAFLDCNTLLFCCAKGQLCLADVRQPQSPLEAVSVPPAPCGERWCVGVGRGPQGSDSSSQPVACLSSGGHLTLTDLRKTSESLASAKCRVPSPSSGAEFLCVSWAPALEGCLAISGFDGTVHVYDAQSWDSSGREAEPIFVHKGHAFGGWDSSGGPALVTVHTWHPQKPRTLLSAASDGSLHVWDWVQSCGKCG